The DNA sequence gAATCTTGAATGGTCCATTTTGGGTCAATACCATTGGTTGTTAttgtatatttttaagtctgtcacataataatgttgggtcaggTGGCCTGATTTGTCTGATTTTTGCAACTGTTATTCTAACTCTTCTCCTCATCTTGATGAAAAAGGGGTAGGGTAACATACATAGTTAGCCGGTAACATCTAGGGAAGTCACCAGGGAAGATCTATAGTATAGAAAATATTTATTGCCATTGAGCAACGTGTCTGGTGCAACATTCAGATGAAAGGGTCTCTGAAGACAGTGCTGTTGACTTGGCAGAGGATGTCATTGCAGAGGACAGTGAAGTCATTGAAGAACTAATCAAGACAGGTATCACTAATAAGTATTTGATTCCTACTTAGTTTATTTTATACTTTGTGTAATCTTCCTTAAATGGAAGATGATGATGTCATGATTTATTGTCAATGATGACAACACTCTTGTTCCCAGGGAAGGGAACGACAGAGTCCTGGAACAAGGTTGTAGCAAGAACTATCATGCTGGCAGTGGTGCCCTGAGTGATAACATTGATTTTCATGATAACAGCATGCACTTCATATTCGCCAACCCTGCTTGCCAGTTTGGTGGTAAATTGCTTCATTCCCAGATCAATGTTTTATCTCTATTTGTTAGGCGTAAAGAACTTTGAAATTGCATTGGAACATTGGTATGAGGCGGCAGAATGTGTCATGACACATCGAGGGCGGAACACTTTACATGATGACGACTCAATCTTGGAAGCTGGTGAAAGACTCAATGCACTGATTGGTAGCTCAAGAAAACTTCGTAGAGTGATCGAGCAGTATGGCCTTTCAACGACCTCATTACCATGCACTCCAAGCAATATGTTAATGTGGATTGATGATGAGAGCGTCCAGGAACAGTTgcaattattgaatttaaGTAAAGACTTGGACAATGACGCTGTTTCCGATTCTGAATCATTTGTATCAGCATCTGATAACGCCCAGTTAGAGGTATTGTGACCAtggtttttaaaaaatgaagagGTTATTTTTGGCAGCAACCAAAATTTAGTAAAGCAGCCAAACTGACTGTGCTTGTGCTTTTGTTTGCCTGAACACTGGTGTTTTAGTCGTCCTTGGCACGGGCACATGGAGGTGTAAGATTTGATGTTGAAGTTGTTgcttgttgattttgtttagTTTGATGACATTGCCGAGGAGACACTCGTGATGGAGTCTCCTAGACTAAAACTCTTCCGCGAAACAGTCCTGAGCACAGCTGGTAGCCATAGGTTAGTAATCTGTGTGTGCAGTTGTAACGGACTGCATGATTATCTTGAGAGAGTCAATTGCAGTAAGATTCCATgtatttttaatgaaaatgtgGATGATTCAGTTTATTGCTCATTCTTGCATGTGCAAAAATGTACTATTACTTTCCACAGCCACTTGGAATTTTATGTATCTGGCTTACAGCACTACATTTGTCATGGAATTCCTTGTCGAACAATGAGGTAAATAGATGTACATGTCATTTTACAGCTTGTGAAGTGCTTCCATTATGATTTCAGCTCTTTCCAATCTGTACTTGCACATTTTCGTCTGATTCTCCTGCATAATATGCAGTGTTCTCTCTTTGGGGGCAGACAATGAGATGATGACGTTGAATGCACCTGTGCATGGCATGATGGCATGATTAATACTTGGAACAGGTGAAGGAACATTTCAGGAACTGAAATGATTTCAAAGTTCCAAAAAGGTTCCTCTATGTGAAACTCTTAACTCCTCAGTTGTTTTGTCACCCATTGCCAAGCGACTGTGATTACTTGAGTAactttttttgtacagaacgAGTGTTGTTGGATGTGAAAGCGATATGGAGTTCCTTGCAAAAGTTTACTGCCTTCGAAAGGCTTCCAAGGTTTGGCGACATTGTGTTTTTGTATTGCTAATAAAATATGAAACTTAGGATCCACTGTAGGTGAATAGTAATCAAGTGACGTTATTTCATTCATGTAATTTTTCAGCAGAAACATTCATATTTGATGGTGACTTTGATGTAGCATTTAAGAGACATTGTATGGTTTGAATTTTATGGTCCAtaatacagtaataattattattagtttcattttttttttttcaaggtggTGTTTTCCTCAAAGGAAATTTGCCAGTGGTTTATTGACAATGGTCGACAAGCGATTTCGTTTGTCATTGAAAGTACTGGGAAGGTAATTATTTTTACACATCTTTTGCACATTTGCTGCCGGTTGTTGGCAAGTTGAGTAGATGTCTTTTGGTGAAGCTATAAAATCTTGCGGCttaaaaattgtcatttattgttttcctttatgCCTTTGTTTACagataatttgaaaacaagtgcCTGCTTCTGAACCAAAATGAAAGCAATAGATCTTTTTATAAACAtagtaaacaaaattaaataataatattttccaatgcaaaattatttctctATTTACTTACTCAGGATCCATCTGATTTTCAAGCTGCATTCGATGAGTGTATTCAGTACACATCATCTGCAGACAACTGGGAGCAAATTAAAGAAGAACTCACTGGAAGAGGGGTGAGACTAAATTTTCCAAGAACTGGGCAATGAAagatttctcttttctttggaGTGTTTTTGACCGAGGTTGCtttgaacaagaaaatgaatacCAGGGAGAAAATTACTGCTGAGTCATGTGATGGGAAACAAGAGCCAGAAgccaaggaaaaaattatgtGGCTGTCAGATCCTTTTTTCCTCACCTCCTGTCATCTAAACCAACTGTATATAAACTCATGATTCTTGCCTGttttgtaaatattattttatccacATCCCTGTTGCACCTTCTTGTCCATTTATACATTGCAAC is a window from the Acropora palmata chromosome 1, jaAcrPala1.3, whole genome shotgun sequence genome containing:
- the LOC141890637 gene encoding mitoguardin 1-like isoform X2 produces the protein MYRSSRVLQVSALLAFTFGAGTVLYLFARYFKRKRREPSTGKSSSYNDRPLKRRGTFYTSGGSKSSVAGLSRMNNRVAGLDQELSIFSNQRLLNVRQRDENVDNVGVDERVSEDSAVDLAEDVIAEDSEVIEELIKTGVKNFEIALEHWYEAAECVMTHRGRNTLHDDDSILEAGERLNALIGSSRKLRRVIEQYGLSTTSLPCTPSNMLMWIDDESVQEQLQLLNLSKDLDNDAVSDSESFVSASDNAQLEFDDIAEETLVMESPRLKLFRETVLSTAGSHSHLEFYVSGLQHYICHGIPCRTMRTSVVGCESDMEFLAKVYCLRKASKVVFSSKEICQWFIDNGRQAISFVIESTGKDPSDFQAAFDECIQYTSSADNWEQIKEELTGRGVKDMSFYDVLLDFILLDAFDDLETPPYSVATAVQNRWLSARIKETALTTAIWGVLKAKTSYLQDPYGFMAHLYVVAQYVSPLLAWGFMGTDEELKRVCEYFKACPNLDNFSPNSRAGQCLYKSSFTSRPSFRIPETTLAPWSVERPNCNRKRRLLSRSSRNFSDILREK
- the LOC141890637 gene encoding mitoguardin 1-like isoform X4; this encodes MYRSSRVLQVSALLAFTFGAGTVLYLFARYFKRKRREPSTGKSSSYNDRPLKRRGTFYTSGGSKSSVAGLSRMNNRVAGLDQELSIFSNQRLLNVRQRDENVDNVGVDERVSEDSAVDLAEDVIAEDSEVIEELIKTGVKNFEIALEHWYEAAECVMTHRGRNTLHDDDSILEAGERLNALIGSSRKLRRVIEQYGLSTTSLPCTPSNMLMWIDDESVQEQLQLLNLSKDLDNDAVSDSESFVSASDNAQLEFDDIAEETLVMESPRLKLFRETVLSTAGSHSHLEFYVSGLQHYICHGIPCRTMRTSVVGCESDMEFLAKVYCLRKASKVVFSSKEICQWFIDNGRQAISFVIESTGKDPSDFQAAFDECIQYTSSADNWEQIKEELTGRGVKDMSFYDVLLDFILLDAFDDLETPPYSVATAVQNRWLSARIKETALTTAIWGVLKAKTSYLQDPYGFMAHLYVVAQYVSPLLAWGFMGTDEELKRVCEYFK
- the LOC141890637 gene encoding mitoguardin 1-like isoform X1; amino-acid sequence: MYRSSRVLQVSALLAFTFGAGTVLYLFARYFKRKRREPSTGKSSSYNDRPLKRRGTFYTSGGSKSSVAGLSRMNNRVAGLDQELSIFSNQRLLNVRQRDENVDNVGVDERVSEDSAVDLAEDVIAEDSEVIEELIKTGVKNFEIALEHWYEAAECVMTHRGRNTLHDDDSILEAGERLNALIGSSRKLRRVIEQYGLSTTSLPCTPSNMLMWIDDESVQEQLQLLNLSKDLDNDAVSDSESFVSASDNAQLEFDDIAEETLVMESPRLKLFRETVLSTAGSHSHLEFYVSGLQHYICHGIPCRTMRTSVVGCESDMEFLAKVYCLRKASKVVFSSKEICQWFIDNGRQAISFVIESTGKDPSDFQAAFDECIQYTSSADNWEQIKEELTGRGVKDMSFYDVLLDFILLDAFDDLETPPYSVATAVQNRWLSARIKETALTTAIWGVLKAKTSYLQDPYGFMAHLYVVAQYVSPLLAWGFMGTDEELKRVCEYFKSHVLGFIKDLFNFDIADYSSVESLCDSIVRLARERVGLLLGKHDHDHAEITDPFSQVKSLNVQNECVEVGKSEAT